From one Lolium rigidum isolate FL_2022 chromosome 4, APGP_CSIRO_Lrig_0.1, whole genome shotgun sequence genomic stretch:
- the LOC124706998 gene encoding desiccation protectant protein Lea14 homolog, with protein sequence MAGLIDKAKEFVADKIAHMPKPEATLDKVSFKGMTRDAITVHSHVNVTNPYSHRIPICDITYTLKCGGKQVASGTIPDPGWIEDSGEITKLEVPAKLPYDFIITLIKDLGRDWDIDYVLDVGLTIDLPIIGNFTIPLSTCGEFKLPTIGDFFGGNKEPATATE encoded by the exons ATGGCGGGGCTGATTGACAAGGCCAAGGAGTTCGTGGCGGACAAGATCGCGCACATGCCCAAGCCGGAGGCGACGCTGGACAAGGTGAGCTTCAAGGGCATGACCCGCGACGCCATCACCGTGCACAGCCACGTCAACGTCACCAACCCCTACTCCCACCGCATCCCCATCTGCGACATCACCTACACCCTCAAGTGCGGCGGCAA ACAGGTCGCGTCCGGCACGATCCCGGACCCGGGCTGGATCGAGGACAGCGGCGAGATCACCAAGCTGGAGGTGCCGGCCAAGCTGCCCTACGACTTCATCATCACGCTCATCAAGGACCTGGGCAGGGACTGGGACATCGACTACGTCCTCGACGTCGGCCTCACCATCGACCTCCCCATCATCGGCAACTTCACCATCCCGCTCTCCACCTGCGGCGAGTTTAAGCTCCCCACCATCGGCGACTTCTTCGGCGGCAACAAGGAACCTGCTACCGCCACTGAGTAG